In a single window of the Salmo trutta chromosome 23, fSalTru1.1, whole genome shotgun sequence genome:
- the LOC115159144 gene encoding probable G-protein coupled receptor 21, with the protein MNSSLDLLDLELLNQSGSPFCLLDMGYSQIFNTCLLEVAIILLLTVLIISGNLVVIFVFHCAPLLHHHTTSAFIQTMAYADLLVGVSCLIPSLSLLHHLKGLDEELTCKVFGYMVSVLKSVSMASLACVSVDRYMAITRPLSYATLVTPCRIRVCILLIWLYSALVFLPSFFGWGKPGYHGDVVEWCAMEWGTKPLFTSFIVALLYVPAAMTVCFTYANIFRICRQHTKEISERRARFSPQESSLGQDGQPQHAPACTDKRYAMVLFRITSVFYLLWLPYILYFLLESAGIYRHPVASFLTTWLAISNSFCNCLIYSLTNSAFRKGLKRLCSFCVQRVDSKNPFGPGPGHGQGPVCTRSTCHV; encoded by the coding sequence ATGAACTCTTCCTTGGACCTGCTGGACCTTGAGCTCCTGAACCAGAGCGGCTCTCcgttctgcctcctagacatGGGCTACTCCCAGATCTTCAACACCTGTCTTTTAGAGGTGGCCATCATCTTGCTCCTCACAGTTCTCATCATCTCTGGCAACCTGGTGGTGATATTTGTCTTCCACTGTGCTCCACTgctccaccaccacaccaccagcgCCTTCATCCAGACCATGGCCTACGCAGACTTGTTAGTTGGGGTCAGCTGCCTcatcccttccctctccctcctccaccacctgaAAGGCCTGGATGAAGAGCTCACCTGTAAGGTGTTTGGATACATGGTTTCCGTGTTGAAGAGCGTTTCCATGGCGTCACTGGCGTGCGTTAGCGTGGACCGCTACATGGCGATAACGCGTCCGCTGTCGTATGCTACACTGGTGACACCGTGCCGGATCCGCGTGTGCATCCTCCTCATCTGGCTCTACTCCGCCCTCGTCTTCCTGCCCTCCTTCTTCGGCTGGGGGAAGCCCGGCTACCACGGTGACGTGGTGGAGTGGTGTGCCATGGAGTGGGGGACAAAGCCGCTCTTCACGTCGTTCATCGTGGCGCTGCTCTACGTGCCGGCCGCCATGACGGTCTGCTTCACCTACGCCAACATCTTCCGTATCTGCCGGCAACACACGAAGGAGATCAGCGAGCGCCGCGCCCGCTTCAGCCCACAGGAGAGCTCTCTGGGACAGGACGGCCAGCCGCAGCACGCGCCGGCGTGCACGGACAAACGCTACGCCATGGTGCTGTTTCGCATCACCAGCGTTTTCTATCTCCTCTGGCTTCCCTacatcctgtacttcctgttggAGAGCGCTGGAATCTACCGTCACCCAGTCGCCTCGTTCCTCACCACCTGGCTGGCTATCAGCAACAGCTTCTGTAACTGTCTGATCTATAGTCTAACCAACAGTGCCTTCCGGAAGGGTTTAAAACGTCTATGTTCATTCTGCGTGCAGCGTGTGGACAGTAAGAATCCTTTTGGCCCTGGGCCGGGGCACGGACAGGGGCCAGTCTGCACACGCTCCACATGCCATGTGTAG